The following are encoded together in the Novipirellula galeiformis genome:
- a CDS encoding anthranilate synthase component II — MVIVVDNYDSFTYNLVQRLGEIDASVDVRVFRNDELSVDELQALAPQRVLISPGPCTPNEAGVSVQCVKQFAGKVPVLGVCLGHQSIGQAFGGEIVRAPELMHGKTDTIHHDNEGLFAGLANPFVATRYHSLVIEPNSLPDELTVSAWTDTGGQRQIMGVRHKKYKLEGWQFHPESFLTEPGIELLTRFLAW, encoded by the coding sequence ATGGTTATCGTCGTCGACAATTACGATTCGTTTACTTACAACCTCGTCCAACGCTTGGGCGAGATCGACGCAAGTGTCGATGTGCGTGTCTTTCGCAATGACGAGTTATCGGTCGATGAGTTGCAAGCTTTGGCACCCCAACGCGTCTTGATTTCTCCAGGGCCGTGCACCCCCAACGAAGCGGGCGTGAGTGTACAGTGTGTGAAACAGTTTGCCGGTAAAGTGCCAGTGCTTGGAGTTTGTCTTGGCCATCAATCGATCGGGCAAGCGTTCGGGGGCGAGATCGTACGTGCGCCCGAATTGATGCACGGCAAAACCGATACGATCCATCACGATAACGAAGGATTGTTCGCTGGATTGGCAAACCCGTTTGTCGCGACACGCTATCACAGTTTAGTGATTGAGCCGAACAGTTTGCCGGATGAATTGACCGTCAGCGCATGGACCGACACAGGGGGCCAGCGTCAAATCATGGGGGTGCGTCACAAAAAGTACAAACTCGAAGGATGGCAGTTTCATCCTGAAAGTTTTTTGACCGAGCCCGGCATCGAACTCTTAACGCGATTCCTCGCCTGGTAA
- a CDS encoding DUF167 domain-containing protein: MITIKQHDDRCTIDVHVTPKAKKASIGGCHDGSLRVSVTEPADKGKANKAVENALASLVGVAKSKVEVIRGCTSRRKTVAILGVSESAVRSILEPLL, from the coding sequence GTGATCACGATCAAACAACACGACGATCGATGTACGATCGACGTGCATGTAACGCCGAAGGCAAAAAAGGCATCGATCGGAGGATGCCACGATGGTTCGCTACGCGTCTCGGTTACCGAACCCGCCGACAAAGGGAAAGCGAACAAGGCGGTCGAAAACGCTTTGGCGTCGCTCGTCGGCGTCGCCAAGTCCAAGGTCGAAGTGATTCGCGGATGCACCTCACGCCGCAAGACCGTGGCGATCTTGGGGGTCAGCGAATCGGCGGTGCGATCGATTCTCGAACCGTTGCTTTGA